One Mya arenaria isolate MELC-2E11 chromosome 7, ASM2691426v1 genomic window carries:
- the LOC128241125 gene encoding uncharacterized protein LOC128241125 — MASKQIECDMCCNENAVGYCETCGNLGETCIEIHKTGKVFQTHNVSLNKENSVNPKVAKRDITEERCKQHPTERTIFLCKIHDSMLCGRCFHSEHPSCLKEVIDLLHEDVSIDCDKVNWMKSLFNELKAEIVILKDEAEHSKESYENNADKCVKECMELGNKIKQQVNELTRNIKNGIREKYEENVNTYSYITKTCDEKTKWCDNEESKIDDFVDNRMAGRLYLVSRHFEKEVSDARSQLKEIKHKRTFKGIDFKENKVVLKCVFEDLEELCEQHEEVTGSDDGHANDVVALITEINKTRRELTSLLKHSRSELDESEKKRQLLRDELKQVQQDLDNSEKTRKSLRDELQQVK; from the exons ATGGCATCAAAACAGATTGAGTGTGACATGTGTTGTAATGAAAATGCAGTTGGATATTGCGAAACTTGTGGAAACCTTGGAGAAACTTGTATAGAGATTCACAAGACAGGAAAAGTGTTTCAAACTCACAATGTCAgtttaaataaggaaaatagTGTAAACCCAAAGGTCGCCAAGCGTGACATCACCGAAGAAAGATGCAAGCAGCATCCGACAGAGAGAACgatatttctttgtaaaattcATGATTCCATGCTTTGTGGCAGATGCTTCCATTCGGAACATCCTTCTTGCCTGAAAGAGGTTATTGACTTGTTGCATGAAGATGTAAGCATTGATTGCGATAAAGTCAACTGGATGAAATCACTGTTCAATGAGCTAAAAGCAGAAATTGTGATTTTGAAAGATGAAGCAGAACACAGTAAGGAGAGCTACGAGAATAATGCTGATAAATGCGTGAAAGAGTGTATGGAattaggaaataaaataaaacaacaagtaaATGAATTGACAAGAAACATTAAAAACGGAATAAGAGagaaatatgaagaaaatgtgAACACCTATTCCTATATTACTAAGACGTGTGATGAGAAAACCAAGTGGTGTGACAATGAAGAAAgcaaaattgatgattttgttgACAATAGAATGGCTGGGCGCTTGTACCTAGTGAGTAGACATTTTGAGAAAGAGGTTTCGGACGCAAGATCCCAACTTAAAGAAATCAAACACAAACGCACGTTTAAAGGTATTgactttaaagaaaacaaagtaGTTCTGAAATGTGTGTTTGAGGACTTGGAGGAACTTTGTGAACAACACGAAGAAGTCACAGGAAGCGACGATGGACATGCCAACGATGTTGTCGCATTGATCACGGAAATAAACAAG ACACGGCGAGAGCTAACTTCCTTGTTGAAACACTCAAGAAGTGAATTAGACGAATCAGAAAAG aaaagacaGTTACTGCGTGATGAGCTGAAACAAGTACAACAAGACCTGGATAATTCAGAAAAG ACAAGAAAATCACTGCGTGATGAGCTACAACAAGTGAAATAA